Below is a window of Dietzia timorensis DNA.
GGTGCATGACGGCGATGCGGCCGAGTTGCATAACCGGTGGCCGCAGCTGTGGTCGCAAACGGTGCGCGAGGGTTGCGAGAAGGCGGGGCGCCCGGATTGCGTGACGTGGTTCCGCGCCGGCACATTCGGCATGGATTCGCAGTCGCCGGCGTTCTGGAACGGGGATCAAACGGTCGACTGGTCGAGGGAGGACGGGCTCGCGTCAGCGTTGCTCGGGACGTACTCGGCGGGCGTGTCCGGGTGGCCGGTCGTGCACTCGGACATCGGCGGCTATATATCTGTAGATGCCATCGTGCACCAATTCGTGCGCGACGAGGAACTGCTCGCGCGCTGGGGCGAGTACGCGGCGTTCGGGCCGATGTTTCGGACGCACGAGGGCAACCGGCCCGCGGCCAACCGGCAGGTGTACGACGAGGGGGAGCGGGTGGCGTTCGCCCGCAACGCCCGGATCTTCGCCGCGCTGGCCCCGTACCGCGAGGGAGTTCTCGCCGAGGCCGCGCGCACGGGCGTGCCGGCTGTGCGGCATCCGTGGATCGAGTTTCCCGGTACCGAGGTCGCGCGGAGCGAGACACAGTTCATGTTGGGCGAGGCGATCATGGTCGCGCCGGTGCTCGAACGCGGGCGCGAATCGGTCGAGGTCGTGTTCCCGCCGGGGCGGTGGAAACACCTGGTGACTGGCGAGGTGTTCGAGGGTGAAACACGCGCGACCGTGGCGGCGCCTATCGGGCAGCCGGCGGCGTTTATCGACGCCGACGACCCGCGCGCCGAGGAGATCGGCCAGGCCGTCGCCGCGGCGGCGCGCGGCTGATCCGAGGCAGGAAAGTCTCGTTCGGGGGCGAGAGGCCAGAATTGGAGGCCGGGCCGCCGAAATCCTGGCACGCTGGGGTTATGGCTACCGAATTTCACATGGATGGTTTCGTTGCACGAGCGGCTCGCGCACTGAGCCAGGTGTCGATCGCCTTGGTCGCGAACCGCGCGGGGATGGATGCCGACCGCCTCAAGCACTATGAGCGCGGCCTCGGTTCGGTGACGCAGGAAGAGGCGCAGGCGCTGGTGTCTGCCTTCAATTACTACGGCGTTGTCTTCATCCCAGAAGGCGAGGGCGGCGGCGTCGGCGTGCGCCGCAAGTTCGGCCAGACCAAGGTCGAGATGATCGAGAACTGGGAAGGCGAGGGCGGCCCGGTCGGCGAGGACGACATCTAGCCCTCGCCCGAGCCGTCTTACGGGGGGGGGCGAAGCTACTCGCCGATCTGGGGCAGCTCCGGGCCGAGCACGTCGTCGGCGTCGATGATCCGGTAGGCGTAGCCCTGTTCGGTGAGGAAGCGCTGGCGGTGCTGGGCGTAGTCGGCGTCGAGGGTGTCGCGCGAGACCACCGAGTAGAAGTGCGCCTGCCCGCCGTCGTGCTTCGGGCGCAGCAGGCGGCCGAGGCGCTGGGCCTCTTCCTGCCGCGAACCGAACGTCCCCGACACCTGGATGGCCACGGACGCCTCGGGCAGGTCGATGGAGAAGTTCGCGACCTTCGACACCACGAGGCACGAGATCTCGCCCTCACGGAACTGCTCGAACAGCTTCTCGCGCTCCTTATTGGGCGTCGAGCCCTGGATGACGGGAACGTCGAGGGTCTCGCCGAGTTCGTCGAGCTGGTCAAGGTACGCGCCGATCACCAACGTCGGGGCGCCCGCGTGCTGCTCGATGAGCTTGCGGACCACCGGGATCTTCGTCTTCGCCGTCGCGCAGATCTTGTAGCGCTCGTCCGGCTCGGCGGTCGCGTAGATCATCCGCTCGTTCTCGGTGAGCGTGACCCGGACCTCCACGCAGTCGGCCGGCGCGATCCAGCCCTGGGCCTCGATGTCCTTCCACGGGGCGTCGTAGCGCTTGGGCCCGATGAGCGAGAACACGTCGCCCTCCCGGCCATCCTCCCGGACAAGAGTGGCGGTGAGCCCCAGCCGCCGGCGGGACTGGAGGTCCGCCGTCATACGGAAAACCGGGGCGGGAAGCAGGTGGACCTCGTCGTAGATGACCAGGCCCCAGTCGCGGGAATCGAACAGGTCCAGGGCCCGGTAGACGCCCTTGGTCTTGCGGGTGATGACCTGGTAGGTGGCGATGGTGACCGGGCGGATCTCTTTCTTCTCGCCCGAGTACTCGCCGATCTCGTCCTCTGTGAGCGAAGTGCGGCGCACGAGCTCGCGCTTCCACTGGCGCCCCGAGACGGTGTTGGTGACGAGGATGAGCGTGGTCGCCTTGGCCTTGGCCATCGCGGCGGCGCCGACCATCGTCTTGCCCGCGCCGCAGGGGAGGACCACGACGCCGGAGCCGCCCGACCAGAACGACTCGGCCGCCATCTCCTGGTAGTCGCGCAGCGCCCACTTCTCTTCTTCTGTAGAGAGGTCGATGGGGTGGGCTTCGCCGTCGACGTAGCCGGCGAGATCCTCGGCGGGCCAGCCGACCTTGAGCAGCTCTTGCTTGAGGTGGCCGCGCTCGGAGCCGTGGACGATGACCGTGTCGTCGTCGATCTGTTCACCGAGCATGGGCGCGATCTTCTTGTGCCGTTTGATCTCGGCGAGCACGGCCTTGTCGAAGGAGACGAGCACGAGGCCGTGCGCCGGGTTCTTCACCAACTGCAGGCGCCCGTAGCGCGCCATCGTCTCGGCGACATCGACGAGCAGCGGCTGCGGCACAGGGAAGCGCGCGTACTGCACGAGCACGTCGACGACCTGCTCGGCATCGTGTCCCGCGGCGCGCGCGTTCCACAGCGCGAGCGGGGTGATCCGATAGGTGTGCACGTGCTCGGGCGCGCGCTCGAGCTCCGCGAACGGGGCGAGCGCGCCGCGCGCCTCCGCGGACTGGGGATGGTCGATCTCCAGCAGCACGGTCTTGTCCGATTGGACGATGAGGGGTCCGCCGCTCACGATAGATGGTCCTTTCGCTCGGGTAGCGGTGCGCCGATTCTCACGGCGCTGGGGCCACGGAGATGATCCGTGACAAAGAATATTCGCGGTGTTCGTCGGTGAGCGGGTCGATCCCGCTGACCCGGCCGGCCGCCACACGCAGCGGCAACAGCATGCCCGAGGAGGTGCGCCCGGCGGCGTCGACCACCGCGATCGCCACCGGCGTGGCCGCAGCGGCCGCGTCGTGCAACATCGTGACCGCCGCGACGCCGGTCTTGCGGCCGCTCCCGCCGCGCGCCCCCGCGACGCCCGCGGCCTGCTCCGCCGAGCGCATCCCGGCCACAGCCGTGCGTGCGGACTGCGGGTTCACCCCGATCCACGCCGCGAGCCTACGCGCATCGCCCGGGTCCTCCGCGCGATCAGGGGTGATGCGGGCGCGCTGGCGCACGAGATCGACGATCTGCCCGCTGGTGTCCTCGGCGACCGGCGAGTACCCGGCCTGGCGAAGCTGCGTGAGCACGTGGTTCGGCCGGGCGTGCGCAATGAGCACGGTCGGCGCGATCTGCCGGATCCCGAGCTCGGACGCCAACGGCCCCTGGCCGAGCTCGGCCACCAGCGCCTGGTCATCCGAACGCAGGAATGACGTCGCACTTCCCACCCGCAGGGTGCCGTGCCGGCGCGCGACATCGGCGATCAAGTATTCGACGGACTGCGGCACCGGCGTGATCGACGCCGCGCGCAGCGTCGCGAGAATGCCGTCCGCCGTGCGGCCGGTGTCGAGGGCGCGGCGCAGCGAGGCATCGGTGAGCCGGTACGTCGTCGCGGCGCCCGT
It encodes the following:
- a CDS encoding DNA repair helicase XPB, translated to MSGGPLIVQSDKTVLLEIDHPQSAEARGALAPFAELERAPEHVHTYRITPLALWNARAAGHDAEQVVDVLVQYARFPVPQPLLVDVAETMARYGRLQLVKNPAHGLVLVSFDKAVLAEIKRHKKIAPMLGEQIDDDTVIVHGSERGHLKQELLKVGWPAEDLAGYVDGEAHPIDLSTEEEKWALRDYQEMAAESFWSGGSGVVVLPCGAGKTMVGAAAMAKAKATTLILVTNTVSGRQWKRELVRRTSLTEDEIGEYSGEKKEIRPVTIATYQVITRKTKGVYRALDLFDSRDWGLVIYDEVHLLPAPVFRMTADLQSRRRLGLTATLVREDGREGDVFSLIGPKRYDAPWKDIEAQGWIAPADCVEVRVTLTENERMIYATAEPDERYKICATAKTKIPVVRKLIEQHAGAPTLVIGAYLDQLDELGETLDVPVIQGSTPNKEREKLFEQFREGEISCLVVSKVANFSIDLPEASVAIQVSGTFGSRQEEAQRLGRLLRPKHDGGQAHFYSVVSRDTLDADYAQHRQRFLTEQGYAYRIIDADDVLGPELPQIGE
- a CDS encoding helix-turn-helix domain-containing protein, which translates into the protein MATEFHMDGFVARAARALSQVSIALVANRAGMDADRLKHYERGLGSVTQEEAQALVSAFNYYGVVFIPEGEGGGVGVRRKFGQTKVEMIENWEGEGGPVGEDDI